Proteins encoded in a region of the Triticum dicoccoides isolate Atlit2015 ecotype Zavitan chromosome 3A, WEW_v2.0, whole genome shotgun sequence genome:
- the LOC119267967 gene encoding peroxidase 1-like isoform X2: MGMQSVCGGAGRWRRAVAWWGAVLVLAHLLSCGSAGLLDTNPGLAYNFYATTCPSAEATVRSITWAQVAANQALPGQLLRLHFHDCFVKGCDASILLDNAQSEKTAPPNGSLGGYPVIDAIKAQLEKACPGVVSCADIVALAARDAVSYQFKASLWQVETGRRDGPVSLASNTGALPSPSAGFNGLLQSFAAKGLDVNDLVALSGAHTIGKASCSSVTPRLYQGNATSIDPLLDSTYAKTLMNACPNNPASTSTVDLDGATPFKFDGSYYTNLQNKRGVLASDAALTQNAAAATIVNDLTNPIKFYAAFSMSMKKMGRVDVLTLKNGQGKIRTKCNVP, translated from the exons atgggGATGCAATCAGTGTGCGGAGGAGCAGGGCGGTGGCGGCGAGCAGTGGCGTGGTGGGGGGCCGTCCTGGTCCTCGCCCATTTACTCAGCTGCGGCAGCGCGGGGCTCCTGGACACCAACCCGGGCTTGGCCTATAACTTCTACGCGACGACGTGCCCCAGCGCCGAGGCCACCGTCCGGAGCATCACCTGGGCGCAGGTCGCCGCCAACCAGGCCCTCCCCGGCCAGCTCCTCAGGCTGCacttccacgactgcttcgtcaAG GGCTGCGACGCGTCCATCCTGCTGGACAACGCGCAGAGCGAGAAGACGGCGCCGCCCAACGGCTCCCTCGGCGGCTACCCGGTGATCGACGCCATCAAGGCGCAGCTCGAGAAGGCCTGCCCGGGcgtcgtctcctgcgccgacatcgTCGCGCTCGCCGCCCGCGACGCCGTCTCCTACCAGTTCAAGGCCTCGCTCTGGCAGGTGGAGACCGGCCGCCGGGACGGCCCCGTCTCGCTCGCCAGCAACACCGGCGCGCTGCCCTCGCCCTCCGCCGGCTTCAACGGCCTGCTGCAGAGCTTCGCCGCCAAGGGGCTCGACGTCAACGACCTCGTCGCGCTCTCCGGCGCGCACACCATCGGCAAGGCCAGCTGCTCCAGCGTCACGCCCAGGCTGTACCAGGGCAACGCCACCAGCATCGACCCCCTGCTCGACTCCACCTACGCCAAGACGCTCATGAACGCCTGCCCCAACAATCCCGCTTCCACGTCCACGGTGGACCTGGACGGCGCCACGCCGTTCAAGTTCGACGGCAGCTACTACACCAACCTGCAGAACAAGCGGGGAGTGCTCGCCTCCGACGCCGCGCTCACGCAGAACGCCGCTGCCGCGACTATTGTCAACGACCTGACCAACCCGATCAAGTTCTACGCCGCCTTCTCCATGTCCATGAAGAAGATGGGACGCGTCGACGTGCTCACCCTCAAGAACGGACAAGGGAAGATCAGGACCAAGTGCAATGTGCCGTGA
- the LOC119267967 gene encoding peroxidase 1-like isoform X1 produces the protein MTLSSPNTKTNTDTNQKHSFPLALPPPSLSQDQCRSQELRRERERERERERERERERERERKEMGMQSVCGGAGRWRRAVAWWGAVLVLAHLLSCGSAGLLDTNPGLAYNFYATTCPSAEATVRSITWAQVAANQALPGQLLRLHFHDCFVKGCDASILLDNAQSEKTAPPNGSLGGYPVIDAIKAQLEKACPGVVSCADIVALAARDAVSYQFKASLWQVETGRRDGPVSLASNTGALPSPSAGFNGLLQSFAAKGLDVNDLVALSGAHTIGKASCSSVTPRLYQGNATSIDPLLDSTYAKTLMNACPNNPASTSTVDLDGATPFKFDGSYYTNLQNKRGVLASDAALTQNAAAATIVNDLTNPIKFYAAFSMSMKKMGRVDVLTLKNGQGKIRTKCNVP, from the exons ATGACACTGTCATCACCAAACACCAAGACAAACACAGACACAAACCAAAAGCATTCCTTCCCTCTCGCCCTCCCTCCTCCATCTCTGTCTCAAGATCAGTGCCGCTCCCAAGagttaagaagagagagagagagagagagagagagagagagagagagagagagagagagagagagagagaggaaggagatgggGATGCAATCAGTGTGCGGAGGAGCAGGGCGGTGGCGGCGAGCAGTGGCGTGGTGGGGGGCCGTCCTGGTCCTCGCCCATTTACTCAGCTGCGGCAGCGCGGGGCTCCTGGACACCAACCCGGGCTTGGCCTATAACTTCTACGCGACGACGTGCCCCAGCGCCGAGGCCACCGTCCGGAGCATCACCTGGGCGCAGGTCGCCGCCAACCAGGCCCTCCCCGGCCAGCTCCTCAGGCTGCacttccacgactgcttcgtcaAG GGCTGCGACGCGTCCATCCTGCTGGACAACGCGCAGAGCGAGAAGACGGCGCCGCCCAACGGCTCCCTCGGCGGCTACCCGGTGATCGACGCCATCAAGGCGCAGCTCGAGAAGGCCTGCCCGGGcgtcgtctcctgcgccgacatcgTCGCGCTCGCCGCCCGCGACGCCGTCTCCTACCAGTTCAAGGCCTCGCTCTGGCAGGTGGAGACCGGCCGCCGGGACGGCCCCGTCTCGCTCGCCAGCAACACCGGCGCGCTGCCCTCGCCCTCCGCCGGCTTCAACGGCCTGCTGCAGAGCTTCGCCGCCAAGGGGCTCGACGTCAACGACCTCGTCGCGCTCTCCGGCGCGCACACCATCGGCAAGGCCAGCTGCTCCAGCGTCACGCCCAGGCTGTACCAGGGCAACGCCACCAGCATCGACCCCCTGCTCGACTCCACCTACGCCAAGACGCTCATGAACGCCTGCCCCAACAATCCCGCTTCCACGTCCACGGTGGACCTGGACGGCGCCACGCCGTTCAAGTTCGACGGCAGCTACTACACCAACCTGCAGAACAAGCGGGGAGTGCTCGCCTCCGACGCCGCGCTCACGCAGAACGCCGCTGCCGCGACTATTGTCAACGACCTGACCAACCCGATCAAGTTCTACGCCGCCTTCTCCATGTCCATGAAGAAGATGGGACGCGTCGACGTGCTCACCCTCAAGAACGGACAAGGGAAGATCAGGACCAAGTGCAATGTGCCGTGA